From Pelotomaculum schinkii, one genomic window encodes:
- a CDS encoding TRAP transporter substrate-binding protein: MKGFCSWHHCREVVRTKKKLLFISLLLLMVVAVTACSSTEQVKKQGTVELKLAHFFPSTHPAETQLIQPWAKAIEEATGGQVIVTSYPGETLLKADGIYDGVVSSVADLGLSCFSYTRGRFPVLEAFELPGVIYNNSKVASLVAWEGVKQINPKEIQDTKLMMVFTTGPGDLFTKVPVRSLQDLQGLDVRATGLSAKTLKALGANPVAMPQSEAYEALSKGVVKGNLGPVEVLQGWKNAEVTEYLTRTPFLYNTLFFITMNLDKWNSLSPENQEAIEEVNKKYFEEVAVGLWDKQNEAALKYAVQEKGMKEIKLSEEEANKWIAAVKPIQDEFVAGMNQKGLPGQQALDTVKALAEKYNKEYK, from the coding sequence TTGAAAGGATTTTGTAGTTGGCATCATTGCAGGGAAGTGGTAAGGACGAAGAAAAAGCTATTATTCATATCGCTGTTATTGTTGATGGTTGTTGCTGTGACTGCTTGTTCGTCCACGGAGCAGGTTAAAAAACAAGGGACTGTAGAACTTAAACTGGCCCATTTCTTTCCCAGCACCCACCCGGCTGAAACACAGTTAATCCAACCCTGGGCAAAAGCCATTGAGGAAGCTACCGGCGGCCAGGTGATAGTAACCAGTTACCCCGGTGAAACCCTGCTCAAGGCGGATGGGATCTATGACGGGGTGGTCAGTAGTGTCGCTGACCTGGGTCTGTCCTGTTTCTCTTATACCCGCGGCCGTTTCCCGGTGCTTGAGGCTTTCGAATTGCCTGGTGTTATATATAACAACTCCAAGGTAGCAAGTTTGGTCGCCTGGGAAGGGGTTAAGCAAATCAACCCCAAAGAAATCCAGGATACCAAGCTCATGATGGTCTTTACCACCGGACCTGGCGACTTGTTTACAAAAGTGCCGGTTCGTAGCCTGCAAGACCTGCAGGGACTGGATGTGAGAGCTACCGGGTTGAGCGCTAAAACTCTCAAAGCATTAGGAGCAAATCCCGTGGCCATGCCCCAGTCCGAAGCCTATGAAGCCCTATCAAAAGGGGTCGTCAAGGGCAACCTTGGTCCCGTTGAGGTACTGCAGGGCTGGAAGAATGCCGAGGTCACCGAATACTTGACCAGGACGCCGTTTTTGTATAACACCCTGTTCTTTATCACCATGAACCTTGATAAGTGGAACTCCCTGTCCCCGGAGAACCAGGAGGCGATTGAAGAGGTCAATAAAAAGTACTTTGAAGAGGTGGCCGTCGGTTTATGGGACAAACAAAACGAAGCTGCCTTGAAATATGCCGTGCAAGAAAAGGGCATGAAAGAAATCAAGCTTTCGGAAGAAGAAGCAAACAAGTGGATAGCAGCCGTTAAACCGATCCAGGACGAGTTTGTCGCCGGTATGAATCAAAAGGGATTGCCGGGCCAGCAGGCTTTGGATACAGTGAAAGCGCTGGCCGAAAAGTACAATAAGGAATATAAATAA